In Gimesia benthica, a single window of DNA contains:
- a CDS encoding transcriptional regulator, whose amino-acid sequence MNMRLTDDSDSASLPREVIDLGKKIAELPREHQVHLEVSYSRVVESVKRRRRILGLIQEALAQLRLDVKYLMFDLDITKKERDELKARLEET is encoded by the coding sequence ATGAATATGCGACTGACAGACGATTCCGATAGTGCCAGCCTCCCTCGCGAAGTCATTGACCTGGGCAAGAAAATTGCTGAATTGCCTCGTGAGCATCAGGTGCACCTGGAAGTTTCCTACTCCCGTGTGGTCGAGTCCGTGAAACGCCGCCGACGTATTCTGGGACTGATCCAGGAAGCACTCGCACAACTTCGCCTCGATGTGAAATACCTCATGTTCGACCTCGATATTACGAAAAAAGAACGTGATGAACTCAAAGCACGGCTGGAAGAAACCTAA
- the fbaA gene encoding class II fructose-bisphosphate aldolase: MPIATPAQYAAMLDAAQEGSYAYPAMNVTSLPTINGALKAFADKKSDGIIQVSTGGGQFASGLDPKDAVLGAIILAEATHRLAEKYDVLIALHTDHCQPGKVDSFLKPLIAETARRREAGLPNLFQSHMLDASELPLKENLELSVDLLKLCAENEIILEVEAGVVGGEEDGVDNSDQPADKLYTTPEDMVAVYEALNGLGRYMFAATFGNVHGSYKPGAVKLRPEILKAGQEAVMAKYGKEAEFDLVFHGGSGTPEDQLRETLEYGVVKMNIDTDTQYAFTRPVVDHIMKNYDGVLKIDGEVGNKKVYDPRSYLKAAEMGVVERMGEACDDLYSSGKTIFGKV, from the coding sequence ATGCCGATTGCCACCCCAGCTCAATACGCCGCGATGCTGGATGCCGCTCAAGAGGGCAGCTATGCCTATCCCGCGATGAACGTGACTTCACTGCCGACCATCAACGGAGCCCTCAAAGCATTTGCCGATAAAAAATCAGACGGAATTATTCAGGTCTCCACCGGTGGTGGCCAGTTCGCTTCCGGTCTGGATCCGAAGGATGCGGTTCTGGGTGCAATCATTCTGGCAGAAGCCACACATCGTCTGGCAGAAAAATACGATGTGCTGATCGCATTGCACACCGACCACTGTCAGCCCGGCAAGGTCGATTCCTTCCTGAAGCCGCTGATCGCTGAAACCGCCCGTCGCCGGGAAGCTGGCCTGCCGAACCTGTTCCAGTCTCACATGCTGGACGCTTCAGAACTGCCCTTAAAAGAAAACCTGGAACTGTCAGTCGACCTGCTGAAACTGTGTGCCGAGAATGAAATCATTCTGGAAGTGGAAGCGGGTGTTGTTGGTGGTGAAGAAGACGGCGTCGATAACTCCGATCAGCCCGCCGACAAGCTCTACACGACTCCTGAAGACATGGTCGCCGTATACGAAGCTCTGAACGGTCTGGGCCGTTACATGTTCGCTGCCACCTTTGGTAACGTACACGGCAGCTACAAACCGGGTGCTGTTAAACTGCGTCCGGAAATTCTGAAAGCCGGCCAGGAAGCTGTCATGGCGAAGTACGGCAAAGAAGCCGAATTCGACCTGGTCTTCCACGGCGGTTCAGGAACTCCCGAAGACCAGCTGCGTGAAACCCTGGAATACGGTGTTGTGAAAATGAACATCGACACCGACACCCAGTACGCCTTCACCCGTCCTGTCGTTGATCACATCATGAAGAACTACGATGGTGTGCTGAAGATCGATGGAGAAGTCGGTAACAAGAAAGTCTACGATCCACGTAGCTACCTGAAAGCTGCCGAAATGGGTGTTGTCGAGCGTATGGGCGAAGCCTGCGACGACCTCTACTCTTCAGGCAAAACGATCTTCGGTAAGGTCTAA
- the ispF gene encoding 2-C-methyl-D-erythritol 2,4-cyclodiphosphate synthase, with protein sequence MATQSLKEQLPDLRVGYGQDCHRLQAEYPLILGGVEIDFELGLVGHSDADVLLHAITDALLGAAGLGDIGEMFPNTDPQWKGADSRKLLQAAFAEVQQAGWHIINLDCTISAERPKLASYKPQIRQSVAETLQLDAQQVNIKAKTGERVGPVGRQEAMTADAVVLLRR encoded by the coding sequence ATGGCTACTCAATCTCTTAAGGAACAGCTGCCCGACCTGCGTGTCGGTTATGGCCAGGACTGTCATCGTCTGCAGGCGGAATATCCGCTGATCCTGGGAGGGGTGGAAATTGATTTTGAACTGGGTCTGGTTGGACACAGTGATGCGGATGTTCTACTGCATGCAATCACCGATGCCCTGTTGGGAGCAGCCGGTCTGGGGGATATCGGAGAGATGTTCCCCAATACCGATCCCCAGTGGAAAGGCGCCGATTCCCGGAAACTGCTGCAGGCTGCCTTTGCAGAAGTTCAGCAGGCCGGCTGGCATATCATAAACCTGGATTGCACAATTTCGGCGGAACGTCCTAAACTAGCCAGCTATAAGCCACAAATACGACAGTCGGTTGCAGAGACCCTGCAGCTCGACGCACAACAGGTCAACATTAAAGCCAAAACGGGAGAACGGGTCGGACCGGTCGGAAGACAGGAAGCGATGACCGCCGATGCTGTCGTTCTGCTGCGACGTTAG
- the cysS gene encoding cysteine--tRNA ligase yields MTLRIYNTLSRKKEDFQTIKPGKVGIYLCGPTVYKHSHIGHMVGPVIIDTIARYLKYNGYEVKFVNNITDIDDKLINRAAEKNISVEKLAAEMTQDYFDNLETMGIDTITDFPKATDYIDAMLEIIQTLIDQGNAYPLDGDVYFSAESDNNYGCLSGRKIEEMIAGTRVEANDKKKNPADFALWKKSRPGEPAWDSPWGPGRPGWHIECSAMSRKLLGDSFDIHGGGLDLMFPHHENERAQSECCTGKTYVRYWVHNGLMQASDAAGKVGGQHDRHGDVVVDQQAQEADKLSGSKGAASVKELFAVHPPEIVRLFLLSTHYRSPIAFSDENISETGKGMEGFYRFFETFERITGESFYDLTTAQKRDESVTLEGEPGEYFQQLAELRQRFWEAMDDDFNTSGAIGVLFELRSALNALIHEQKLDGPGKDNEQMVSALKTGACLLKELSNLLGVFRKAPVKEQGADDGLVNQLMELIIDIRKDARTNKNWDIADKIRDGLAACQITVEDRPEGSLWRRG; encoded by the coding sequence ATGACGCTAAGAATTTACAACACACTGAGTCGCAAAAAAGAAGATTTCCAGACGATCAAACCAGGGAAAGTCGGCATTTATCTCTGCGGCCCCACGGTTTACAAGCATTCGCACATCGGTCACATGGTCGGCCCGGTGATCATCGACACCATCGCCCGTTACCTGAAGTACAACGGTTATGAAGTCAAGTTCGTCAACAACATCACGGACATTGATGACAAGCTGATCAATCGGGCAGCCGAAAAGAACATTTCGGTTGAAAAGCTGGCGGCCGAGATGACCCAGGATTACTTCGATAACCTGGAAACGATGGGCATTGATACCATCACCGATTTCCCCAAAGCGACCGACTATATCGACGCGATGCTGGAAATCATCCAGACACTGATCGACCAGGGGAATGCTTACCCGCTGGACGGCGATGTCTACTTCTCTGCGGAGTCAGACAACAACTACGGCTGCCTGAGTGGTCGGAAGATCGAAGAAATGATCGCCGGTACCCGCGTGGAAGCCAACGACAAGAAAAAGAATCCGGCTGACTTCGCTCTGTGGAAAAAATCGCGTCCGGGTGAACCGGCGTGGGACAGCCCCTGGGGTCCCGGTCGCCCGGGCTGGCACATCGAATGTTCCGCGATGAGCCGCAAACTACTGGGCGATTCCTTCGACATTCATGGCGGGGGTCTGGACCTGATGTTTCCGCATCATGAAAACGAGCGAGCCCAGTCCGAATGCTGCACCGGTAAGACGTACGTGCGTTACTGGGTGCACAATGGTCTGATGCAGGCCAGCGACGCTGCCGGCAAGGTGGGCGGTCAGCATGATCGTCATGGAGACGTGGTCGTCGATCAGCAGGCTCAGGAAGCCGATAAGCTCTCCGGTTCCAAGGGAGCCGCTTCCGTGAAAGAACTGTTTGCGGTGCACCCTCCCGAAATCGTGCGGCTGTTCCTGCTCTCTACGCATTACCGCAGCCCGATTGCCTTCAGCGATGAAAACATCAGTGAAACTGGCAAGGGCATGGAAGGCTTTTACCGCTTCTTTGAAACATTTGAGCGAATCACAGGCGAAAGCTTCTACGACCTGACAACTGCCCAGAAGCGGGACGAATCGGTCACGCTGGAAGGGGAACCGGGTGAATACTTCCAGCAGTTGGCTGAACTCCGCCAGCGGTTCTGGGAAGCGATGGACGACGATTTCAATACCAGCGGTGCAATCGGCGTCCTGTTTGAACTGCGTTCCGCATTAAACGCGTTGATCCACGAACAGAAACTGGATGGTCCCGGCAAAGACAACGAGCAGATGGTTTCCGCTCTCAAAACAGGTGCCTGCCTGCTCAAAGAGCTCTCCAATCTGCTAGGCGTCTTCCGCAAAGCCCCCGTGAAAGAACAGGGAGCCGACGATGGTCTGGTCAACCAGTTGATGGAGCTGATCATCGATATCCGCAAGGATGCCCGCACCAACAAGAACTGGGACATTGCCGACAAAATCCGCGATGGACTGGCTGCCTGCCAGATCACCGTGGAAGACCGTCCCGAAGGCAGTTTGTGGCGGCGGGGGTAA
- the ruvC gene encoding crossover junction endodeoxyribonuclease RuvC, translating into MKANSTMDDEELTPATRYLGIDPGLNRTGYALLEQSARGPVLCEGGIIRSNQEMNLAARVHEIASGIREVIAEYRPDVMAIEQVFTTPKFPKSSIIMAHARGAILFAAHDAGVPVVHYTPTQIKRLITGSGRASKEQMQHAIKNELGLKTILEPNDVADAFAAALCHYHTIRVACF; encoded by the coding sequence ATGAAGGCAAACTCGACAATGGATGATGAAGAGTTGACACCTGCCACACGGTACCTGGGAATTGACCCGGGCCTGAACCGCACGGGTTACGCCTTGCTGGAACAGTCGGCCCGGGGGCCGGTGCTGTGCGAGGGAGGCATCATCCGTTCGAACCAGGAGATGAACCTCGCGGCGCGGGTGCACGAAATTGCCTCGGGAATCCGGGAAGTGATTGCCGAGTATCGCCCTGACGTGATGGCCATCGAACAGGTATTTACGACTCCCAAGTTTCCCAAGAGTTCGATCATCATGGCGCATGCACGCGGCGCGATTCTGTTCGCCGCCCATGACGCCGGCGTCCCCGTGGTGCATTACACTCCCACGCAGATCAAACGCCTGATTACGGGCAGCGGCCGTGCATCGAAAGAACAGATGCAGCATGCGATCAAAAACGAACTCGGATTAAAAACCATCCTGGAACCGAACGACGTCGCCGATGCCTTCGCAGCAGCACTGTGTCACTACCATACGATTCGTGTGGCCTGCTTCTGA
- the ruvA gene encoding Holliday junction branch migration protein RuvA yields the protein MITNIRGQLSELSLTEAIISVGAFDYEVFIPEFVRRQLQPLIGKEVSLKTIEYIEGNPQKGRLTPRMIGFMSHAEREFFELVCSVDGVGVKKTLRAMVRPVKEVATAIEEKDIKQLTTLPGIGPAVAERIVAKLRRKMAKFALIVAKEFPADEAQTDVFGEAYEALLSLGYSANEARDKVETMAADGQKFKSIEEFLTALYQQERN from the coding sequence ATGATTACAAATATCCGTGGCCAATTGAGCGAACTGAGTCTGACCGAGGCGATCATCTCGGTGGGGGCCTTTGACTATGAAGTGTTTATCCCCGAGTTTGTCCGCCGCCAGCTGCAACCTCTGATCGGTAAAGAGGTCAGTCTCAAAACCATCGAATACATCGAAGGGAACCCGCAGAAAGGGCGACTGACTCCGCGGATGATCGGTTTCATGAGCCATGCAGAGCGGGAGTTCTTCGAACTGGTCTGCTCGGTGGATGGCGTGGGCGTCAAGAAAACACTGCGGGCCATGGTGCGTCCTGTGAAAGAGGTCGCCACCGCGATTGAAGAAAAAGACATCAAGCAACTCACGACACTCCCCGGCATCGGACCTGCGGTGGCAGAACGGATCGTCGCCAAGCTCCGCCGCAAAATGGCCAAGTTTGCCCTGATTGTCGCCAAGGAATTCCCCGCTGACGAAGCACAGACCGATGTCTTCGGCGAAGCCTACGAGGCGCTGCTCAGTCTGGGCTATTCCGCCAACGAAGCCCGCGACAAGGTAGAGACCATGGCCGCGGATGGCCAGAAGTTCAAGAGCATCGAGGAGTTCCTCACCGCACTCTACCAGCAGGAACGCAACTGA
- a CDS encoding HD-GYP domain-containing protein has product MNASEQRLNPMVSKAADKKNSPYTALDIDRLRIGVTLQAPIFEAEAEKNILLLARGKKITQAYIESLKKRGIRSVRVHERDLFNLMLPDGESQQSEPGSARRLKRRRTQLRTSASSRKRQVPETRQAGSPWQIQTSSFLHQVSPVQTTDYVPALQSKYHEQFRVLTKATGEIYKQLLITTSVSMSQLNNMTDVSLAQLSDDLDLFVLEGTAPVEDGNLCRHGLQMSSLALAMGTQLGLDRDTLSQLSIGCLLHDVGMQKITACTSKSHEPASQLERLEVKKHPILTYDLLNQLHEIPMVSRMVAYQIHERCDGSGYPRGQQGNQIHPLSKIAAVADEYINLVSDHALSPGLLPYQAAEKLIFDAAHGKLDVQTVRALLQSISLYPVGSLVELNNGQRAQVIRTNRLHYGTPIVKLLDGSDHETILNLLAHDDLTVVRALSRNDLQPAAETSEAGIICQPV; this is encoded by the coding sequence ATGAATGCATCAGAACAGCGTCTCAATCCTATGGTTTCAAAAGCTGCTGACAAGAAAAACAGTCCTTACACCGCGCTGGATATCGACCGCCTGCGTATCGGGGTTACCCTGCAGGCTCCCATTTTTGAGGCGGAAGCCGAAAAAAACATACTGCTGCTGGCCCGCGGCAAGAAAATCACTCAGGCTTATATTGAAAGCCTGAAAAAGCGTGGCATCCGCAGCGTGCGTGTCCACGAGCGGGACCTGTTCAACCTGATGCTTCCCGATGGGGAAAGTCAGCAGTCAGAACCGGGGTCAGCAAGGAGACTCAAGCGCAGACGGACCCAACTGCGCACCAGTGCTTCCAGCAGAAAACGGCAGGTACCGGAAACCAGACAGGCGGGATCACCCTGGCAGATTCAGACCAGTTCCTTCCTGCACCAGGTCAGTCCAGTTCAAACCACGGACTACGTCCCTGCGCTGCAATCGAAATACCACGAACAGTTCCGAGTTCTGACCAAAGCGACCGGGGAGATCTACAAACAGCTGCTGATCACAACCAGTGTCAGCATGTCACAGCTCAATAACATGACTGATGTTTCTCTCGCACAACTGTCTGATGATCTGGACCTGTTTGTACTGGAAGGGACGGCTCCTGTGGAGGATGGAAATCTCTGCAGACACGGCTTGCAGATGTCGAGTCTGGCCCTGGCGATGGGCACGCAACTGGGACTGGACCGCGATACATTATCGCAGCTCTCTATCGGCTGCCTGTTACATGACGTGGGGATGCAGAAAATCACAGCCTGTACTTCAAAGAGCCACGAGCCTGCCAGTCAGCTCGAACGACTGGAAGTGAAAAAACATCCGATTCTTACCTATGACCTGCTCAATCAGCTGCATGAAATTCCGATGGTCTCCCGGATGGTGGCCTACCAGATTCATGAACGCTGCGATGGCTCGGGTTACCCGCGGGGGCAGCAGGGGAATCAGATTCATCCTCTGTCAAAAATCGCCGCCGTTGCCGATGAATACATCAACCTCGTTTCGGACCATGCACTGTCTCCAGGGTTACTGCCCTACCAGGCCGCGGAAAAGCTGATTTTCGACGCCGCCCACGGCAAACTTGACGTACAGACGGTTCGCGCTTTACTGCAGTCCATTTCACTCTATCCGGTCGGATCACTGGTCGAATTGAATAACGGTCAACGGGCCCAGGTGATACGTACCAATCGATTGCACTACGGAACGCCGATCGTCAAGCTGCTGGATGGTAGCGACCACGAGACGATCCTCAACCTGCTGGCACACGATGATCTCACCGTCGTGCGTGCCCTCTCCCGGAATGATCTGCAGCCTGCTGCAGAAACTTCTGAGGCAGGTATCATTTGCCAGCCGGTGTAA